Proteins co-encoded in one bacterium genomic window:
- a CDS encoding HlyD family efflux transporter periplasmic adaptor subunit has protein sequence MRGARILAGSIIAAALLLGSCNDTKSTSLPAGSTMTVRAGEYSEAIEEIGVVESTRVVPILIPFRGRLIELIESGTPVHKGDVVAVMENQDAADDVKERLNDLKNLKSELEATIESLKIELRSSTLDRDLAESELEYNRLRLKDVTQRLGETEVLLQKAVVPEDDLREARSNAQSTKLSTWNQDLGFRSEVTSQVSEQSSSQSQIRRKELQSNRARRELDEAQERIDSAQIKAPITGMFLRTKNWNWQKHSMVEAKAGDSMRHGQVVGEIPDLESMIVRTQIAENYLTRVSEGHPVQLSFDALDGKVVEGIIKRIGKVAVERETSAGGAMMQTEGYSGQKVFEVEVGFHVEDPRLRPSMTAQVRIVLDRQEDVLTIPLDSIVRREGRPTVTVIGSNGKPEIRPVELGTSNGKEVVVTSGLRAGETIAKSGLALEASHGRRS, from the coding sequence ATGAGGGGTGCGCGAATCCTTGCGGGATCGATAATCGCCGCGGCTCTGCTGTTGGGCAGTTGCAACGACACGAAGTCCACGAGCCTGCCTGCGGGCTCGACAATGACTGTGCGCGCCGGCGAGTACAGCGAGGCCATCGAAGAAATCGGCGTCGTTGAGTCAACCCGCGTGGTTCCGATCTTGATTCCATTCCGCGGACGCTTGATCGAGTTGATCGAGTCCGGCACTCCTGTACACAAAGGCGACGTTGTTGCGGTCATGGAGAATCAGGACGCCGCCGACGACGTCAAAGAACGACTGAATGACCTGAAGAACCTGAAATCCGAACTCGAAGCGACGATCGAAAGCCTCAAGATTGAGTTGCGATCGAGTACTTTGGATCGCGACCTGGCCGAGTCGGAACTCGAGTACAATCGTCTGCGCTTGAAGGATGTAACCCAGCGACTCGGCGAAACAGAAGTTCTGCTGCAGAAAGCCGTCGTGCCGGAAGACGACTTGCGCGAAGCCCGCAGCAATGCGCAGAGCACCAAGCTCAGCACATGGAATCAGGATCTTGGCTTCCGCTCGGAGGTGACTTCGCAGGTCAGCGAGCAGTCCTCCAGCCAATCTCAGATCCGTCGCAAGGAACTGCAAAGCAATCGCGCCCGCCGGGAACTTGATGAAGCCCAGGAACGGATCGACTCGGCACAGATCAAGGCGCCGATCACGGGGATGTTCCTGCGCACCAAGAACTGGAACTGGCAGAAGCACTCGATGGTGGAGGCCAAGGCGGGCGATTCGATGCGCCACGGCCAAGTCGTCGGCGAGATCCCCGATCTGGAATCGATGATTGTGCGCACACAGATCGCAGAGAATTACCTGACCCGCGTATCTGAAGGCCATCCCGTACAGTTGAGCTTCGATGCCCTGGATGGGAAGGTCGTCGAAGGCATTATCAAGAGAATCGGCAAGGTGGCCGTGGAGCGCGAAACCAGCGCGGGCGGCGCCATGATGCAGACCGAGGGCTACTCCGGCCAGAAGGTCTTCGAGGTCGAAGTCGGATTCCATGTCGAGGATCCCCGCCTACGCCCAAGCATGACGGCTCAGGTCCGCATCGTGCTTGATCGGCAGGAGGACGTGCTGACGATTCCGTTGGATTCGATCGTCAGGCGCGAAGGGCGTCCGACGGTCACGGTGATTGGGTCGAATGGGAAGCCGGAAATCCGCCCAGTCGAGCTGGGAACGAGCAACGGCAAGGAAGTCGTCGTCACTTCCGGCTTGCGGGCTGGGGAGACGATTGCCAAAAGCGGACTCGCCCTGGAAGCATCGCACGGACGCCGGTCGTAA
- a CDS encoding polysaccharide biosynthesis protein — translation MALLDSRVFRRSLLFAIDLILLALAWILSYSLRFEFSIPSLPEDPYAGQMLVMIPWVVGLQLVLFAVFHLYRGIVKYVSTAELRTIIIATVINVGVWSAFNMWVQHREQFLQMPLTMDASTVLRIPYGILGIYFFISIIFVGGLRFLRRIWVESIGGHFDEDAPATLIVGAGDLAENALRDIMRSEASPYRPVCAVTTTSPRVGSSIQGVKVVGTVDRIPEVLDHYEIKAVLIALEEDDPKVLRKVVQECQDAQVAFHIIPTMRDITSGKVDVSPVRRVGIEDLLGREPVNLTLAEDRNYLRGETVLITGAGGSIGSELSRQVAWARPKAMLLLGKGENSIYDIHSELAPKHPEIEFHALVADVRDQAAMTGIFELHRPTIVFHAAAHKHVPLMEVQPGEAVKNNILGTATVAFLAHLVNTKKFVLISTDKAVRPTSVMGATKRIAETIVFSLGERSRTTFQAVRFGNVLGSRGSVIPLFQRQIEAGGPVTVTHPEVTRFFMTIPEAVSLLLQAGSKSESRSLFLLDMGEPVKIADLARNMITLSGLKPGADIEIKYTGLRPGEKLREDLLTKEEGAQATDIGKVWATKPKFIPTWKEVQGLVTEFRDMADAMDDRGIVELLRDTVPDFHPTTLPDLTDREALLRLKDRAMQELEGLATNMRSELGLEGVEVEEPAVDEVAPDQDDEPETFDGPEIPEEVPETPDMFPEGEDTAPPTRPGVVARHQSELLDRDEEVEDRTVPADDIETLESDAAPDTKTESAPDVDEDDDKLGYESLRTPPPLTADTLADLEGANAEDINPKTVEIEKPNFDEEPESDEMVDELIAPVPDVRSDGEGLEHPAANDDRELTDSDVMRTPPPISEQVLEEMGGERGEEYKTEEVSSLDLEKDLLDEDTAPPLPDEEPEPEADAQEELWEDEIEEEQPESLVPEEVHEEEVHDEIVDEEPTREEPDAAIEHEFDMPPLAYFLAVEAGPGLASTLAHYLDILGPDDMLLLAGPVAQHDIPPDYADRVTLIGESGSPGAADWNNAIDSCPIGAIFVAASPEARILPTLAPRLAEAFSREEVAVAYGDYIERDAEGNESLVELQDHAGCPHERFDFGPVIAYRAGMVQAVGKLDEELEFAFQYDLHLRLMQEGLFVRMTEPIAVVPAAASDQVTALHSPGRGPLGGFSYVFYPPEVEAEVTQVFEKALRQIGAWIDQPTHRVPTPDEEPEVTASIVVPVLNREDTIGNAIRSVLEGTYQDFEIIVVDNGSTDQTCDAVAELIEEDHRVRLIDGMGDSIASALNDGIRVARGRYICQLDSDDEYVPETLERMIEQLESNPKCGLAISYYRLIDEEGNVIEDVPPVTHTGYSRNQIVRRDGAGAVRVFPKTVLEEMGLYDEEHYGNFGEDYDMVLKVSERYDVDRVSEVLYHYRRHSGNTDMTRDPKTKYVNKNRARQMALRRRMRMNEER, via the coding sequence ATGGCTCTTCTTGATTCCCGTGTATTCCGCCGCTCGTTGCTCTTCGCGATCGATCTGATTCTATTGGCCTTAGCCTGGATACTCTCCTACTCGCTGCGGTTCGAGTTCTCGATCCCCAGCCTGCCGGAAGATCCATACGCCGGCCAGATGCTGGTGATGATCCCGTGGGTCGTCGGCCTGCAGCTCGTTTTATTCGCGGTCTTCCATCTCTACCGAGGCATCGTCAAGTACGTCAGCACCGCCGAATTGCGTACGATCATCATCGCCACTGTAATCAATGTGGGCGTCTGGTCGGCCTTCAATATGTGGGTTCAGCATCGGGAGCAGTTTCTCCAGATGCCGCTTACGATGGATGCCAGCACGGTGCTGCGCATTCCCTACGGAATCCTGGGCATCTATTTCTTCATCTCGATTATCTTCGTGGGCGGGCTGAGATTCTTGCGACGCATCTGGGTCGAGAGCATAGGCGGCCATTTCGACGAGGACGCCCCGGCTACACTGATCGTCGGTGCAGGCGATCTCGCCGAGAATGCTCTTCGCGACATCATGCGTTCAGAAGCCTCACCCTATCGGCCGGTATGCGCAGTCACGACCACCTCGCCGCGAGTCGGCTCATCGATTCAGGGCGTGAAAGTCGTCGGCACCGTCGATCGAATTCCCGAAGTGCTGGATCACTACGAAATCAAGGCGGTGCTGATCGCGCTCGAAGAAGACGATCCGAAGGTTCTCCGCAAGGTCGTCCAGGAATGTCAGGACGCCCAGGTGGCGTTCCATATCATCCCGACGATGCGCGACATCACGAGCGGCAAGGTCGATGTGAGCCCCGTGCGGCGCGTCGGCATCGAGGATTTGCTCGGCCGCGAACCGGTGAATCTGACGCTGGCCGAGGATCGCAACTACCTGCGCGGCGAAACGGTTCTGATCACCGGCGCCGGTGGTTCGATCGGGTCGGAACTCTCACGCCAGGTCGCGTGGGCACGCCCGAAGGCAATGCTCCTGCTCGGCAAGGGCGAGAACTCCATTTACGATATTCACTCGGAGCTTGCCCCCAAGCATCCCGAGATCGAATTCCACGCGCTTGTTGCCGATGTGCGCGATCAGGCCGCGATGACAGGTATTTTCGAACTGCACCGCCCGACGATCGTCTTCCACGCGGCGGCGCACAAGCATGTGCCGCTGATGGAGGTACAGCCGGGCGAAGCGGTGAAGAACAATATTCTCGGCACGGCCACGGTGGCGTTCCTCGCGCACCTGGTGAACACGAAGAAGTTCGTGCTGATCTCGACCGACAAGGCCGTTCGCCCGACGAGCGTCATGGGGGCGACAAAGCGCATCGCGGAGACGATTGTGTTCAGCCTCGGCGAACGTTCGCGAACGACTTTTCAGGCGGTTCGATTCGGAAACGTGCTGGGCAGTCGAGGATCGGTAATCCCGCTGTTCCAGCGGCAGATTGAAGCCGGCGGACCAGTGACGGTCACGCATCCGGAAGTCACGCGCTTCTTCATGACAATCCCGGAGGCGGTGAGTCTGCTGCTGCAGGCCGGATCGAAGTCGGAGTCGCGCTCGCTTTTCCTGCTCGACATGGGCGAGCCCGTGAAGATCGCGGATCTTGCGCGCAACATGATCACGCTCTCCGGCCTGAAGCCCGGCGCGGACATCGAAATCAAGTACACCGGCCTGCGCCCCGGCGAGAAGTTGCGCGAAGACTTGCTGACCAAGGAAGAAGGCGCCCAGGCGACCGACATCGGCAAAGTGTGGGCAACAAAGCCCAAGTTCATCCCCACGTGGAAGGAAGTCCAAGGGCTTGTGACCGAATTCCGCGATATGGCCGATGCCATGGACGATCGCGGCATTGTGGAACTGCTCCGTGACACCGTTCCGGATTTCCATCCGACGACGCTGCCGGACCTCACTGATCGCGAGGCGCTGCTACGCTTGAAGGACCGGGCGATGCAGGAGCTCGAGGGTCTCGCAACGAATATGCGATCAGAGCTTGGCCTTGAGGGCGTTGAAGTCGAAGAGCCCGCGGTAGATGAAGTGGCGCCCGACCAGGACGACGAGCCCGAGACCTTCGATGGGCCCGAGATTCCGGAGGAGGTTCCGGAAACGCCGGACATGTTCCCCGAGGGCGAAGACACAGCCCCACCGACTCGGCCGGGTGTTGTGGCGCGCCACCAGTCGGAGCTTCTGGATCGTGACGAGGAAGTCGAAGATCGCACCGTCCCGGCTGATGATATCGAAACACTGGAATCGGATGCAGCCCCAGACACGAAGACCGAGAGCGCCCCGGACGTGGACGAGGACGACGATAAGCTGGGATACGAGAGCCTTCGGACTCCCCCGCCACTGACGGCGGATACATTGGCGGATCTGGAAGGCGCCAACGCAGAAGACATCAATCCGAAGACGGTCGAGATCGAGAAGCCGAACTTCGATGAAGAGCCCGAATCGGACGAGATGGTCGATGAGTTGATCGCTCCCGTTCCGGATGTTCGCTCGGATGGCGAAGGACTCGAACATCCGGCTGCGAATGACGATCGGGAATTGACCGATTCGGATGTGATGCGCACGCCTCCCCCCATCTCAGAGCAAGTCCTGGAGGAGATGGGTGGCGAGCGCGGCGAAGAGTACAAGACGGAAGAGGTTTCATCACTCGATCTCGAGAAAGACCTCCTCGACGAAGACACCGCCCCGCCGCTCCCCGATGAAGAACCGGAGCCCGAGGCAGATGCCCAGGAAGAGCTCTGGGAAGATGAGATAGAGGAAGAGCAGCCGGAGAGTCTCGTCCCAGAGGAAGTCCACGAAGAGGAAGTCCACGACGAAATCGTTGACGAAGAACCAACCCGAGAGGAACCGGATGCTGCAATCGAGCACGAATTTGACATGCCGCCGCTCGCCTACTTCCTCGCCGTCGAGGCGGGTCCCGGCCTGGCATCGACGTTGGCGCATTACCTGGATATTCTCGGCCCGGACGACATGCTGCTGCTTGCCGGCCCGGTTGCGCAGCACGATATCCCCCCCGACTATGCCGACCGCGTAACGCTCATCGGCGAAAGTGGTTCGCCCGGCGCGGCCGATTGGAACAACGCCATCGATAGTTGCCCGATCGGAGCGATCTTTGTCGCGGCCTCTCCTGAGGCGCGCATCCTGCCCACACTGGCACCACGGCTCGCAGAGGCATTTTCCCGCGAAGAAGTGGCCGTCGCGTATGGCGACTACATCGAACGCGATGCCGAAGGGAACGAGTCACTGGTCGAACTGCAGGATCACGCCGGCTGTCCGCACGAACGATTCGATTTCGGACCGGTGATTGCCTATCGCGCGGGCATGGTTCAAGCCGTCGGAAAACTGGACGAGGAGTTGGAGTTCGCCTTCCAGTACGATCTGCACCTGCGCCTGATGCAGGAAGGTCTGTTCGTTCGGATGACCGAGCCCATCGCAGTCGTGCCGGCGGCCGCATCTGACCAGGTAACGGCGCTGCACTCGCCCGGGCGGGGTCCTCTTGGCGGGTTCTCATACGTTTTCTATCCGCCGGAGGTGGAAGCCGAAGTGACCCAGGTGTTCGAGAAGGCACTGCGCCAGATCGGAGCCTGGATCGATCAGCCGACCCATCGCGTGCCCACGCCTGATGAGGAGCCCGAAGTCACCGCGTCGATCGTGGTTCCGGTCCTGAATCGTGAGGATACGATCGGCAACGCCATTCGGAGTGTGCTGGAAGGAACCTACCAGGACTTCGAGATCATCGTGGTCGACAACGGTTCGACCGATCAAACCTGCGATGCTGTTGCCGAGTTAATTGAAGAGGACCATCGCGTGCGCCTGATAGATGGCATGGGCGATTCGATCGCCTCCGCGCTGAACGACGGAATCCGCGTCGCCCGCGGCCGATACATCTGCCAGTTGGACAGCGATGACGAGTACGTCCCGGAGACCCTGGAACGCATGATCGAGCAGTTGGAATCCAACCCGAAGTGCGGCCTCGCGATCAGCTACTATCGCCTGATCGATGAGGAGGGAAACGTCATTGAGGATGTTCCGCCGGTCACACACACGGGTTACTCGCGGAACCAGATCGTGCGACGTGACGGCGCCGGAGCAGTTCGCGTCTTCCCGAAGACGGTGCTCGAGGAAATGGGGCTGTACGACGAGGAGCACTACGGAAACTTCGGCGAGGACTATGATATGGTCCTGAAGGTTTCGGAGCGTTACGATGTAGATCGTGTCAGCGAGGTGCTGTATCATTATCGCCGCCATTCCGGGAACACGGACATGACGCGCGATCCAAAGACGAAGTATGTGAACAAGAACCGGGCGCGCCAGATGGCTCTGCGCCGACGCATGAGGATGAACGAAGAGAGGTGA